One genomic region from Deltaproteobacteria bacterium PRO3 encodes:
- a CDS encoding Ppx/GppA family phosphatase has product MRIAVIDIGTNSIHMLMAEIHPNFTFEVIGREKEMTRLGDGTMAKRYLSKAVMERGLATIRKFYFLAQSKGIQKIVAVATSAVREASNGGDFIRKIKKETKIRVRVITGEEEGRLIYLGVKHSLELPEGNTFIIDIGGGSVEILVVNPQRILFLKSLKLGAARLNQLFLQKDGEKELRRLEKHIAAQLKNILPQIKALGFGRAIGTSGTLNNLAAMAFYAKNKGQEYSPRDGSLEYGDMKELYQRLAHSSAEERAAMKGLDPLRNDLIVGGAAVALAFMKGLGIKELRLCDKAIREGMVYDYIARHRFRLKSEETIPDVRLRNVLRLAAKCNYEKGHAEHTAKLALQVFDRTQKLHRLAGVDRELLEYASLLHDIGYHISFSKHHKHAYYLIKNAGLNGFSDEEIDVLALVARYHRRGLPRSGHPEYAALPRRTRRRVSWLAGILRIADALDRSHFAVVDSVEVRVKKKRATFLLSAHNDAEYELWDAKQKCDLFEKLSGRETLFCLKEKAGAPAVKAPAAPWDREVEDKTGPRMRVVK; this is encoded by the coding sequence ATGAGAATCGCCGTCATCGACATCGGAACCAACTCCATCCACATGCTGATGGCGGAGATCCACCCCAACTTCACCTTCGAGGTGATCGGGCGCGAAAAAGAGATGACGCGCCTGGGCGACGGCACCATGGCGAAGCGCTACCTGAGCAAGGCGGTGATGGAGCGCGGCCTCGCCACCATCCGCAAATTCTATTTCCTGGCTCAGAGCAAGGGCATCCAAAAGATCGTCGCCGTCGCCACCTCCGCGGTCCGCGAGGCCTCCAACGGCGGCGATTTCATCCGCAAGATCAAGAAAGAGACGAAGATCCGCGTCCGCGTCATCACCGGCGAGGAGGAAGGACGCCTCATCTACCTGGGCGTCAAGCACTCGCTGGAGCTTCCCGAGGGCAATACCTTCATCATCGACATCGGCGGGGGCAGCGTCGAGATCCTGGTTGTCAACCCGCAGCGCATCCTCTTTCTGAAGAGCCTCAAACTGGGGGCCGCGCGGCTGAACCAGCTCTTTTTGCAAAAGGACGGAGAAAAGGAGCTGCGCCGCCTCGAAAAGCACATTGCCGCGCAGCTGAAAAATATCCTGCCGCAGATCAAGGCCCTGGGATTCGGCCGCGCCATCGGCACCTCCGGCACGCTCAACAACCTGGCGGCGATGGCCTTTTACGCGAAGAACAAGGGTCAGGAGTATTCGCCCCGCGACGGCAGTCTCGAGTACGGCGATATGAAAGAGCTCTATCAGAGGCTGGCCCATTCCTCCGCCGAGGAACGGGCCGCGATGAAGGGCCTCGACCCGCTGCGCAACGACCTGATCGTCGGCGGGGCCGCGGTGGCCTTGGCCTTCATGAAAGGACTGGGCATCAAAGAGCTGAGGCTCTGCGACAAGGCGATCCGCGAGGGCATGGTCTACGACTACATCGCCCGCCACCGCTTCCGACTGAAGAGCGAGGAGACCATCCCCGACGTGAGGCTGCGCAACGTCCTGCGGCTGGCCGCCAAGTGCAATTACGAGAAGGGACATGCCGAGCACACCGCGAAGCTCGCGCTGCAGGTCTTCGACCGGACGCAGAAGCTCCACCGGTTGGCGGGCGTAGACCGCGAGCTGCTGGAGTACGCCTCGCTGCTCCACGACATCGGCTACCACATCAGCTTCTCCAAGCATCACAAGCACGCCTACTACCTGATCAAGAACGCCGGCCTGAACGGCTTCTCCGACGAGGAGATCGACGTCCTCGCCCTCGTCGCGCGCTACCACCGCCGCGGCCTGCCCCGAAGCGGCCATCCGGAATACGCCGCGCTGCCGAGGCGCACCCGCCGCCGGGTCTCCTGGCTGGCCGGAATATTGCGGATCGCCGACGCCCTGGACCGCTCGCACTTCGCGGTGGTCGACTCCGTCGAGGTGCGAGTGAAGAAGAAACGGGCGACCTTCCTGCTCTCCGCGCACAACGACGCCGAGTACGAGCTTTGGGACGCGAAGCAGAAATGCGACTTGTTCGAAAAACTCTCGGGCCGCGAGACCCTGTTCTGCCTGAAGGAAAAGGCCGGGGCTCCCGCGGTCAAGGCTCCGGCCGCGCCTTGGGACAGGGAGGTGGAGGATAAGACCGGGCCAAGGATGCGCGTCGTCAAATAA
- a CDS encoding sigma-70 family RNA polymerase sigma factor: protein MLGGILLGHAAEERLGLRPRVDGATTLVDSLATLLQFHVAGRLGRQAFGEGFASWERSLDLQSEALASRPRFAAATPLASLLGPRPAFAAMMSATPAEELLGGAGPEAPMPRESAIRPAPPRPASEGVERPSAEGALRRLLAEALPLEETQKRELIVRIQAGDRAAAEALIRSDIRFVANRARHYARVFGLQGQDYLDLVQEGCRSLVKTAERFDLNRSNKFLTYASWWVRADLTRYILDHMQDIRVPVHRSEMLRTLRREIAELRREGADYGIAELAERLDLTERQVTDLQAQGGNGRALRLEAPMGPEGEVNLLDLIPASGPAPDQALVGGRLLGQIRRFIESRNSERERVVLEARLLDPAEPSQVEIAERLGMTRGEVKNLEKALLARLRHYLSAGGLRQDGEGVLIDAALPGTAGLEPLGGDRGKARESGATEAGSAAENPRLEFPREALRPRIAVIGFGMAGVGATNALRNYRLFSEDPRDFHPEITVFEGMNRVGGKVAPDNLGAQFIDRSRFYPIDRLIRDLGLEAGPLRADYDSAPFVDRSGVSMSGAQFSQALRLVRQAAREALRTRPWEELDRQGAADFIRGLGGRNGPLDAAEVEAMVSRLGFEEGTLDVSLLSFAINLAKSETPMERYEIVGGLHRLPEAEGRAVEAAGGRVLLGHPVRGVEQMADGLKVFFNRDGALHEERFDYGILALAPEHLRRVEFRDTQMPLEVLARLEPAHIVKSNLRSNLPGPEAERATARYAMWFSPDEHRPGSPMTTFFHGWNGEPRLTPGELIREAYGVRDPEAVVEFASQAWDGRLQDGIAHFYTTMPQPGRGMEVLRFAMDQYFAGRYDGERLKAANHVLGLGCYIRDAALSGEWAAVSLLRGMGMDVRKAFLRSPRPERELTGAERIR, encoded by the coding sequence ATGCTCGGCGGCATCCTCCTCGGCCACGCCGCGGAAGAGCGCCTCGGCCTGCGCCCCCGCGTCGACGGCGCGACCACCCTAGTCGATTCTCTCGCCACGCTCTTGCAGTTCCACGTCGCCGGCCGCCTGGGGCGGCAGGCCTTCGGCGAGGGTTTCGCAAGCTGGGAGCGTTCGCTGGACCTGCAGTCGGAGGCCCTCGCCTCCCGTCCTCGCTTCGCTGCCGCGACGCCCCTTGCCTCGCTCTTGGGCCCACGCCCCGCCTTCGCCGCGATGATGTCCGCCACGCCGGCCGAGGAGCTTTTGGGCGGCGCCGGTCCCGAGGCACCGATGCCCCGCGAGAGCGCCATCCGTCCCGCGCCGCCGCGCCCTGCGTCCGAAGGAGTCGAGCGTCCCAGTGCGGAGGGCGCTCTGCGGCGCCTGCTCGCCGAGGCCCTTCCCTTGGAGGAGACGCAGAAGCGCGAACTGATTGTCCGCATACAAGCGGGGGATCGCGCGGCCGCCGAGGCCTTGATCCGCTCCGACATTCGCTTCGTGGCGAATCGGGCCCGCCATTACGCCCGTGTCTTCGGCTTGCAGGGCCAGGATTACCTCGATCTTGTCCAGGAGGGATGTCGTTCCCTGGTCAAGACCGCCGAGCGCTTCGACTTGAACCGCTCTAACAAGTTTCTCACCTACGCCTCTTGGTGGGTGCGGGCCGACCTCACCCGTTACATCCTCGACCACATGCAGGATATCCGGGTTCCGGTCCACCGCAGCGAGATGCTGCGAACCCTGCGCCGGGAGATCGCCGAGCTGCGCCGCGAGGGCGCGGACTACGGGATCGCCGAGCTGGCGGAGCGCCTGGACCTTACCGAGCGACAGGTGACCGATCTGCAGGCCCAAGGCGGAAACGGTCGCGCCCTTCGCCTGGAGGCGCCGATGGGGCCGGAAGGCGAGGTCAACCTCCTCGACCTGATCCCGGCCTCCGGCCCGGCGCCCGACCAAGCCTTGGTCGGCGGGCGCTTGCTCGGTCAGATCCGCCGTTTTATCGAGAGCCGGAATTCCGAGCGAGAGCGAGTCGTGCTGGAAGCTCGGCTCTTGGATCCCGCCGAACCGTCCCAAGTCGAGATCGCCGAGCGCCTGGGAATGACGCGCGGCGAGGTCAAAAATTTGGAAAAGGCGCTGCTGGCGCGGCTGCGACATTACTTGTCCGCGGGAGGGCTGCGCCAAGACGGCGAGGGCGTTCTGATCGACGCCGCTCTACCCGGCACAGCCGGTCTCGAGCCGCTCGGCGGAGACAGGGGGAAGGCCCGGGAGTCGGGCGCCACCGAGGCCGGGAGCGCCGCGGAGAATCCGCGTCTCGAGTTCCCGCGCGAAGCCCTGCGCCCCCGCATCGCCGTGATCGGTTTCGGCATGGCGGGCGTGGGCGCGACCAACGCGCTTCGCAACTACCGCTTGTTCAGCGAGGATCCGCGCGATTTTCATCCCGAGATCACCGTCTTCGAGGGGATGAATCGCGTCGGCGGCAAGGTGGCGCCCGACAACCTCGGGGCGCAATTTATCGACCGCTCTCGCTTCTATCCCATCGACCGCCTGATCCGAGACCTGGGCCTCGAGGCCGGGCCCTTGCGCGCGGACTACGATTCGGCGCCCTTCGTCGACCGCTCCGGCGTCTCGATGTCCGGCGCCCAATTCTCCCAGGCCCTGCGCCTGGTCCGCCAGGCGGCCCGCGAGGCCCTGCGGACGCGCCCCTGGGAGGAGCTGGACCGACAGGGCGCCGCCGACTTCATTCGCGGGCTCGGCGGGCGGAACGGCCCACTGGACGCCGCCGAGGTCGAGGCCATGGTTTCGCGGCTTGGCTTCGAGGAAGGCACCCTCGACGTCTCACTGCTCTCCTTCGCCATCAACTTGGCGAAGAGCGAGACCCCGATGGAGCGCTACGAGATCGTCGGCGGCCTCCACCGCCTACCCGAGGCCGAAGGCCGGGCCGTCGAGGCCGCCGGGGGTCGCGTCCTGCTCGGCCATCCCGTGCGCGGCGTCGAGCAGATGGCGGACGGTCTGAAGGTCTTTTTCAACCGAGACGGGGCCTTGCACGAGGAGCGCTTCGACTACGGCATCCTCGCCCTGGCGCCCGAGCACCTGCGGCGCGTCGAGTTCCGGGACACGCAGATGCCCCTGGAGGTCCTGGCTCGGCTCGAGCCCGCCCACATCGTGAAGAGCAACCTGCGCAGTAACCTCCCGGGCCCCGAGGCCGAAAGGGCCACGGCGCGCTACGCGATGTGGTTTTCTCCCGACGAGCACCGGCCCGGTAGCCCCATGACGACCTTCTTCCACGGCTGGAACGGTGAGCCGAGGCTGACGCCGGGCGAGTTGATCCGCGAGGCCTACGGCGTCCGGGACCCCGAAGCCGTGGTGGAATTCGCCTCGCAGGCCTGGGACGGACGGCTCCAGGACGGTATCGCGCATTTTTACACCACCATGCCCCAGCCGGGGCGGGGGATGGAGGTGCTGCGTTTTGCGATGGACCAATATTTCGCGGGGCGCTACGATGGCGAGCGCCTTAAGGCGGCCAACCACGTCCTCGGCCTGGGTTGCTATATCCGCGACGCGGCCCTCTCCGGCGAATGGGCGGCCGTCTCCCTCCTGCGAGGGATGGGGATGGATGTCCGCAAGGCCTTCCTCCGCAGTCCCCGTCCCGAGCGCGAGCTGACCGGCGCGGAACGCATCCGATGA
- the sixA gene encoding phosphohistidine phosphatase SixA, giving the protein MKSAPSGNSGPAWSSCTPWSRARSISIKSSCGPAPSASRRTSPRCWRSSRAFARSEDGTMPIEICFLRHAIAAERGSDWPVDAERPLTESGRRKMIAAARGMGRLGLRFEALLTSPLLRAVQTARIVKKYLPFEGSLETAEELEPSGPLRELLRLLKGRRERSFLLVGHEPALSGWIGELLRLGPAASVEMKKGALCRIALERAEAGAAAELLALIPPKALRCCGK; this is encoded by the coding sequence ATGAAATCCGCGCCATCGGGAAATTCGGGACCCGCCTGGTCGAGCTGCACACCGTGGTCGAGAGCCCGGAGTATTTCCATCAAGTCGTCCTGTGGACCAGCGCCGAGCGCTTCAAGGCGAACGAGCCCGAGATGCTGGCGATCGTCGAGAGCTTTCGCGAGAAGTGAGGACGGAACCATGCCGATTGAAATTTGCTTCCTGAGGCACGCCATCGCCGCCGAGCGCGGCTCCGACTGGCCGGTCGACGCCGAGCGGCCGCTCACCGAGTCGGGCCGTCGCAAGATGATCGCGGCGGCGCGCGGGATGGGCCGGCTCGGTCTGCGCTTCGAGGCCCTGCTCACCTCGCCCTTGCTTCGCGCCGTGCAGACGGCACGGATCGTCAAAAAATACCTGCCTTTCGAGGGGTCGCTGGAGACGGCGGAGGAACTAGAACCTTCCGGCCCGCTGCGGGAGCTGCTGCGCCTGCTCAAGGGGCGCCGCGAGCGGAGTTTCCTCTTGGTCGGGCACGAGCCGGCGCTGAGCGGGTGGATCGGGGAGCTGCTGCGCCTGGGGCCCGCGGCCTCGGTGGAGATGAAGAAGGGGGCGCTCTGCCGGATCGCTCTCGAGCGGGCAGAGGCGGGGGCCGCGGCGGAGCTTTTGGCGTTGATTCCGCCCAAGGCGCTTCGGTGTTGCGGAAAATAA
- a CDS encoding CHAD domain-containing protein yields MPLKKKKSTDPDTAWRSFSRQLQKKLSNLSKDIRKLDSKSSRGTIHRLRVLSRRVRAMLAALKAEPQKNRLKSTEKSVKKLTRLLSPIRSLDVSAKLMEDHLSKVPASERRPLRDAITALRRQQRKARRGLAKASRRLQASLKPVPLDRWEDPDAGRRFLPALRRRLRAARSRAARALREYRRAPDMHRLHEFRIALKKYRYLLEIHAEALRRAEPELRTLKTLQDHIGAMHDLEVLRQWLQDPRVSRTIAKKESRRALARFEAGLADEVAALEKSFLSRQGRRLGALFPREVP; encoded by the coding sequence ATGCCTCTCAAGAAAAAAAAATCGACGGATCCCGATACCGCCTGGCGGAGCTTCTCCCGGCAACTCCAGAAAAAGCTCTCAAATTTATCTAAAGATATCCGTAAATTAGATTCGAAGTCTTCCCGAGGCACCATCCATCGGCTTAGGGTCCTGTCGCGGAGGGTCCGCGCCATGCTGGCGGCGCTCAAGGCGGAACCTCAAAAAAACCGTTTAAAATCCACGGAAAAATCGGTCAAAAAATTGACACGCCTACTGAGCCCGATTCGCAGCCTGGATGTCAGCGCCAAGCTCATGGAGGACCACCTGTCCAAGGTCCCCGCCTCGGAACGCCGCCCCTTGCGCGACGCGATTACGGCGCTTCGTCGGCAACAGCGAAAAGCGCGCCGAGGCTTGGCGAAGGCCTCGCGCCGGCTCCAAGCCTCGCTCAAGCCGGTTCCCCTCGACCGATGGGAAGACCCGGACGCCGGCCGTCGCTTTCTCCCCGCCCTGCGCCGCCGGCTGCGCGCGGCGCGGTCCCGCGCGGCCCGCGCCCTCCGCGAGTACCGCCGCGCCCCCGACATGCATCGCCTCCACGAGTTCCGGATCGCCCTGAAGAAATACCGCTACCTCCTCGAGATCCACGCCGAGGCCCTCCGCCGCGCCGAGCCCGAGCTGCGCACCCTGAAGACCCTGCAGGACCACATCGGGGCGATGCACGACTTGGAGGTCCTGCGTCAGTGGTTGCAAGATCCGAGGGTGTCGCGCACAATCGCCAAAAAAGAGTCGCGCCGCGCCCTCGCCCGGTTCGAGGCGGGGCTCGCCGACGAGGTCGCCGCATTGGAAAAAAGCTTTCTTTCGCGCCAAGGCCGCCGCCTCGGCGCCCTCTTCCCGCGTGAGGTGCCATGA